GGACTTTCGGTCATCCAGCTTGGAGACCACACCTTCGGAAAGCCCTCAAAGATCACCGCCGAGGTCTCCTTGGGAAAGCTCGGGGTAATAAATATCGAAAGGGAAGCTGCTCTAAGCGGGAAAACGCACGATAAAGGGGTGCTCATATTAAGTGGTTATTTAAGAGGGAAATACGCCCAAGACAAACCCCTTTCAATGAGCGCCAGTCTCTGCTTCGAGCAATCATATAGCGGTATTGATGGCGATTCCGCCTCCTCAACCGAGCTTTACGCCATCCTTTCCAGTCTTGCCAACCTTCCCCTCCGGCAGGATATTGCGGTAACCGGTTCGGTGAACCAGAAGGGGGAAATCCAACCGATAGGTGGGGTTAATGAAAAGATAGAGGGCTTCTTCGATATCTGCAAGGCTAAAGGGCTAACCGGCACCCAAGGGGTGATCATCCCGGAGCTGAATGTCCCTGACCTTATGCTGAGAGATGATATAGTAAAGGCGGTGGCTGAAGGAAAATTCCACATCTACCCGGTGAAGACGGTTGATGAGGGGATCGAGATCCTCACCGGAGTAAAAGCGGGAAAGAAAAAGAAAGACGGAACCTACGAGGAAGAAACCGTCCATTATTTGGTGAACAAGAGGCTGGAGGAGCTTGCCTCAAAACTTACCGAATTCGAGGTGGGGGAAGAGGAAAAGCCTTAACCATTGTGAAAATAAGAAATTACATCGCTCATCGCCACCGAGATCTCTCTCCTTTCACTTATAAGCTTCAGCTTATTTCGAGGAAGGAGAGAACTACCTTCTATTTTGAACCTCAGCTTCGGAAACTCCTTCTTGAGACTGGCGATATTCTTTCCTTTCAACCCCTTGAGAGAGGATACCATCGCTGGGGAAAGGACGATAATCACCTCACCACAATCAAGGGAAAGAAGGCTAACCCCCTTCCTTATCATCTCCTGTAGTATTCTTCCCTCAACCAAAACCCTGAAGGAGGGATGATAAGGACCGGCAACTATCGCCCCCTCTTCTTCCAGAGAGGGAGAAGGCTGAAGCCCGATGCGAATAATCGGTATTGCCCGCTCCTCAAAGAGGATGAGCATTAAGGAAACCCTCCTTATCGCCTCATCGAGGGAGAGAGGTTGATACTCTCCCCGAAGATACATCGAAGAAAGCTCGGTATCCTTTAGCACCAAAGTGGGGTGAATGCGTGCGAAATCGGGGGCAAGCTCGATCACCCGCCTTATAGTAAGCATCAGGCTTTCCTCATCCTCACCGGGAAGCCCGATCATAAGCTGAACGCCGACCTTAAGCCCTGCCTTCTTTACCAGCTTCACCCCCTGTTCCACATCGGAAGCGGAATGCCCCCTCCTGGCAAGGCGAAGAACCTTATCATCCAGGGATTGAACTCCGAGCTCGATTACCCTTACCCCCTTCTCCTTTAGGAGCAACAGATGGGAAAGATCAAAAGAATCAGGACGGGTGGAAATCCTTATCCCAACGATCCTCTCCTCCTTAAGGAATGGGGAGAGGGAAGAAAGGTATTCAAGCTCTAACTCCTCGGGAAGCTCGGTGAAACTGCCTCCATAGAAGGCAACCTCTATCGGACGCGAACCACCCTTCATC
The sequence above is a segment of the Acidobacteriota bacterium genome. Coding sequences within it:
- a CDS encoding radical SAM protein: MNQVKPKIIPIFFFQRGCLHRCIFCNQRITVGDEEPPPPVEVPRIVETALKRMKGGSRPIEVAFYGGSFTELPEELELEYLSSLSPFLKEERIVGIRISTRPDSFDLSHLLLLKEKGVRVIELGVQSLDDKVLRLARRGHSASDVEQGVKLVKKAGLKVGVQLMIGLPGEDEESLMLTIRRVIELAPDFARIHPTLVLKDTELSSMYLRGEYQPLSLDEAIRRVSLMLILFEERAIPIIRIGLQPSPSLEEEGAIVAGPYHPSFRVLVEGRILQEMIRKGVSLLSLDCGEVIIVLSPAMVSSLKGLKGKNIASLKKEFPKLRFKIEGSSLLPRNKLKLISERREISVAMSDVISYFHNG